One Glycine max cultivar Williams 82 chromosome 6, Glycine_max_v4.0, whole genome shotgun sequence DNA segment encodes these proteins:
- the NAC018 gene encoding NAC transcription factor — translation MKGELELPPGFRFHPTDEELVNHYLCRKCAGQPIAVPIIKEVDLYKFDPWQLPEIGYYGEKEWYFFSPRDRKYPNGSRPNRAAGSGYWKATGADKAIGKPKALGIKKALVFYAGKAPKGVKTNWIMHEYRLANVDRSASKKNNNNLRLDDWVLCRIYNKKGKIEKYNTTAPKMNLEMIHSFEHENETKPEIHKLGNEQLLYTETSDSVPRLHTDSSSSEHVVSPDVRCEREVQSDPKWNNDDYDLGLQLENAFDFQFNYLDDNNLSVDDDPFGTVQYQMGQLSPLQDMFMYLQKM, via the exons ATGAAGGGAGAATTAGAGTTGCCACCAGGGTTCAGATTTCACCCCACTGATGAAGAATTGGTGAATCACTACTTGTGTAGGAAGTGCGCGGGTCAACCAATCGCGGTTCCCATCATCAAAGAGGTCGATTTGTACAAGTTTGATCCATGGCAGCTTCCAG AAATTGGCTACTACGGCGAGAAAGAATGGTACTTCTTTTCTCCTCGGGATCGGAAATACCCGAACGGTTCACGGCCGAACCGTGCCGCCGGAAGCGGCTATTGGAAAGCCACCGGCGCCGATAAGGCGATCGGAAAACCGAAAGCGCTAGGGATCAAGAAAGCTCTGGTTTTTTACGCCGGAAAAGCCCCCAAAGGAGTGAAAACCAATTGGATCATGCACGAATATCGCCTCGCCAATGTTGACCGATCTGCCTCcaagaaaaacaacaacaacttgAGG CTTGATGATTGGGTGTTGTGTCGAATCTACAACAAGAAAGGGAAGATTGAGAAATACAACACGACCGCACCGAAGATGAATCTTGAAATGATTCATAGTTTTGAGCACGAGAACGAGACGAAGCCTGAGATTCATAAGCTTGGAAATGAGCAATTGTTGTACACGGAGACTTCAGATTCGGTGCCAAGGTTGCACACGGACTCGAGCAGCTCGGAGCACGTGGTTTCGCCCGATGTGAGGTGCGAGAGGGAAGTGCAGAGCGACCCCAAGTGGAATAACGATGATTATGATCTGGGCCTACAGCTAGAAAACGCGtttgattttcagtttaattacTTGGACGATAATAACCTTTCCGTCGACGATGACCCCTTTGGCACTGTTCAGTACCAAATGGGTCAGCTCTCGCCCTTGCAGGACATGTTCATGTACCTACAGAAGATGTGA